The proteins below are encoded in one region of Shewanella putrefaciens:
- a CDS encoding energy transducer TonB encodes MLRALVSIIIGAAVTFGLFAFMAFLVGGGAQRADTSAETPVIEITMDRQDSKAQNKPRVVPKPPPPPEQPQKPEATPPDTSSNIDTSMSFNMGGVEAGGPSTGFKLGNMMTRDGDATPIVRIEPQYPIAAARDGKEGWVQLRFTINELGGVDDVEVIQAEPKRLFDKEAIRALKKWKYKPKIVDGKPLKQPGMTVQLDFTLDKGGN; translated from the coding sequence ATGCTAAGAGCACTAGTATCAATCATTATTGGTGCTGCTGTGACTTTTGGTCTGTTCGCTTTTATGGCGTTCTTGGTCGGTGGAGGTGCGCAGCGCGCAGATACATCGGCTGAGACCCCTGTAATTGAAATCACTATGGATAGACAGGATTCAAAAGCACAGAATAAGCCAAGGGTAGTGCCTAAGCCGCCACCACCACCAGAGCAGCCTCAGAAGCCTGAAGCTACACCACCGGATACATCGTCAAATATTGATACGTCTATGTCGTTCAATATGGGTGGTGTTGAAGCGGGCGGTCCTAGCACAGGTTTCAAATTGGGTAATATGATGACTCGTGACGGTGATGCGACACCTATCGTCCGTATTGAGCCTCAATACCCAATAGCAGCAGCTCGTGATGGTAAGGAAGGTTGGGTGCAATTGCGCTTTACGATTAACGAGTTGGGTGGTGTTGATGACGTTGAAGTTATCCAAGCCGAGCCTAAGCGTTTATTCGATAAAGAAGCGATTCGAGCACTAAAAAAGTGGAAATATAAGCCTAAGATTGTTGATGGCAAGCCACTTAAGCAACCCGGTATGACAGTGCAACTTGACTTCACTTTAGATAAAGGAGGCAACTAA
- a CDS encoding tetratricopeptide repeat protein, with protein MRNANKIAALLLLSLCGGFSISSAVAAEKCEIDKRQSKAVGEGAAKKVQKSFEAYTNGQLDEAIAILLEANAKNDFDKAYVARMLGNFYAEKGKMDTAIKYLKQAVEADILGGTDHAATMRLYADLLLQEKKFKEAIPYYYKWMDFTCKADSQMYRRIGIAHSELKQWDKVIEVADKGLSLAESPDKGLYQMKLTSYFNQKKYKQAVGVLEIMVPLFPDDGRLWVQLAQFYLMVEDYDKSLATYDLAYRNGFLDSAGNITRLAQLMAQKGAPYKAAKIYQKHMKSGLIAEDAKTLEILAGFYQNAKEFKEAAEFYGKAAAISNDGKLYLKQGRLLSLDEKYAAAIPVLEKAISLGIEHPGEANFELALAHLSLKQYKSAYNRAVLAAKDKKTEKSANSYISYIKEKARMHNVTL; from the coding sequence ATGCGTAATGCTAATAAAATCGCAGCTTTATTATTGCTTTCTCTTTGTGGTGGTTTTTCTATTTCGTCTGCAGTAGCAGCTGAAAAATGTGAAATTGATAAACGCCAATCTAAAGCAGTAGGTGAGGGCGCCGCGAAGAAAGTTCAGAAGTCTTTCGAAGCTTATACTAATGGCCAACTCGATGAAGCCATTGCTATTTTGCTTGAAGCAAACGCTAAGAACGATTTTGATAAAGCCTATGTAGCGCGTATGCTAGGTAACTTTTATGCCGAAAAAGGCAAAATGGATACCGCGATCAAATACCTAAAACAAGCCGTTGAGGCGGATATTTTAGGTGGAACGGATCATGCTGCGACTATGCGTCTTTATGCTGATTTGCTGTTACAAGAGAAGAAGTTTAAGGAAGCGATTCCTTATTACTACAAGTGGATGGACTTCACTTGTAAGGCGGATTCTCAGATGTATCGCCGTATCGGTATTGCACACTCAGAACTGAAGCAGTGGGATAAAGTAATTGAAGTGGCCGATAAGGGTCTTTCTCTTGCTGAATCGCCTGACAAAGGTCTGTATCAGATGAAGCTAACGTCTTACTTCAACCAAAAGAAGTATAAACAAGCCGTTGGTGTGTTAGAAATCATGGTGCCTTTATTCCCGGATGACGGCAGATTATGGGTTCAGCTAGCACAGTTTTATCTGATGGTAGAAGACTATGATAAGTCTCTTGCAACCTACGATTTAGCTTACAGAAATGGTTTCCTTGATAGTGCGGGTAACATTACTCGTTTAGCACAGCTGATGGCGCAGAAAGGTGCACCATATAAAGCCGCTAAAATCTATCAGAAACACATGAAGTCAGGTTTAATCGCTGAAGACGCAAAAACGCTTGAAATTTTAGCGGGTTTCTACCAAAACGCGAAAGAGTTTAAAGAAGCTGCTGAATTTTATGGTAAAGCCGCCGCGATCAGCAATGATGGCAAGCTTTATCTGAAACAAGGACGTTTATTGAGCTTAGATGAAAAATACGCAGCAGCGATCCCAGTGCTTGAAAAGGCCATTTCGCTCGGTATTGAACATCCAGGCGAGGCAAACTTTGAATTGGCTTTAGCCCATTTGAGTTTGAAACAGTACAAGTCTGCTTATAACCGTGCAGTATTAGCTGCCAAAGATAAGAAGACTGAGAAGAGTGCAAACAGCTATATCTCTTATATTAAAGAGAAAGCTCGTATGCATAACGTCACACTGTAA
- a CDS encoding diguanylate cyclase domain-containing protein yields the protein MIYSFRNSGFRDPETGVYNQTYFMEVFNREWHRHMREHQSLALLYLCPHIHETVKQPHLLEFFTKQVQEALLRATDMIARLDHNHFALGLFNIDEEGTEVVLERIEQHIQAFNEDFGKNHKLKIDYKLAACICLPTQEQKIETLFTNVSKLSLELEKNLQQSQVLIRLQ from the coding sequence ATGATCTACTCATTTCGCAACTCGGGATTTAGGGATCCAGAAACCGGGGTCTACAATCAAACCTATTTCATGGAAGTATTTAACCGAGAATGGCATCGGCATATGAGGGAACACCAAAGCTTGGCACTATTGTATCTGTGCCCCCACATTCATGAAACAGTCAAACAACCCCATTTACTCGAATTCTTCACTAAACAAGTACAAGAAGCCCTGCTGCGGGCAACGGATATGATTGCAAGGCTAGATCATAACCATTTTGCCTTAGGTTTATTTAACATTGATGAAGAAGGCACTGAGGTGGTACTGGAAAGAATTGAGCAGCATATACAAGCGTTTAATGAGGATTTTGGTAAAAACCACAAGCTAAAAATTGACTATAAACTCGCCGCTTGTATTTGTTTACCGACACAAGAGCAGAAAATTGAAACCCTATTTACCAACGTATCTAAGTTATCCCTGGAGCTAGAGAAAAATCTGCAGCAATCCCAAGTATTGATAAGGCTTCAATAA
- a CDS encoding DUF885 domain-containing protein: MKLNLLAGTIALLFALQGCSKPEVTLAEQTSSPNTTIQQGDEQTAEQRYVALVDAYFKDYLRLEPIYATFVGVNDYNAEFGGDLTEEYLKARHELNTRYLAQAKAIDAAQLPADLQLSYALFVYDRDMALVDETFPSRFMPISQFYSTVITMVQLGSGESAQPFNTVQDYRNWEQRVEGFIKWIQLAQNRMNEGIESKVVLPRVLVERIIPQLDTMLTTDATQSIFYSPILHFPESFSEQDKSTLSASYQAMISERLVPALTGLRDYFKQTYLPKARATDGWSGLPNGKAWYQHLANSHTTTAMPVDEIHQIGLSEVARILSEMDKVREQVGFKGDLKAFFASLSSEPQYFYTDRQGLIDGYMVLKDKINQVLPQYFNVMPKADYVVKPVESFREQSAAGASYESPAVDGSRPGVFYINTYNLKAQPKWGMTTLSLHEAAPGHHFQIAIKQELTGVPEFQRFSGYTAFEEGWALYAEYLGIEMGLFSDPYQYFGKLSDEMLRAMRLVVDTGLHAKGWSREQAIQYMKDNSPMAESDIVAEVERYMAIPGQALSYKVGQLKILALRARAEKALGDKFDLKAFHDQILTSGSLPMAVMEQKIDRWIALNQA, translated from the coding sequence ATGAAATTGAATTTATTGGCGGGAACGATAGCGTTACTTTTTGCTTTGCAAGGTTGCTCTAAGCCAGAGGTGACCTTAGCTGAACAAACTAGCTCACCTAATACCACAATCCAACAGGGTGATGAGCAGACCGCTGAGCAGCGCTATGTCGCCCTCGTCGATGCCTATTTTAAAGATTATCTAAGACTCGAGCCTATTTACGCGACGTTTGTAGGTGTGAACGATTATAACGCTGAGTTTGGTGGCGATTTGACCGAAGAATATCTTAAGGCGCGTCATGAGCTAAATACTCGCTACTTAGCACAAGCAAAGGCAATTGATGCTGCGCAATTGCCCGCTGATTTACAATTAAGCTATGCACTGTTTGTTTACGATCGTGATATGGCACTTGTGGATGAAACTTTCCCGTCACGCTTTATGCCGATTAGCCAGTTCTACAGCACTGTGATTACTATGGTGCAACTCGGCAGCGGTGAAAGTGCGCAACCTTTTAATACAGTTCAAGATTACCGTAATTGGGAACAGAGAGTCGAGGGGTTCATCAAATGGATCCAATTGGCACAAAATCGCATGAACGAAGGGATTGAGAGCAAAGTGGTGTTACCAAGAGTACTAGTGGAGCGTATTATTCCACAGCTCGACACTATGCTAACAACGGATGCAACTCAAAGTATTTTCTACTCGCCAATATTGCACTTTCCTGAAAGCTTTTCCGAGCAGGATAAATCCACATTAAGTGCGTCCTATCAAGCGATGATTAGCGAGCGTCTTGTGCCTGCGTTGACTGGGCTTAGGGATTATTTCAAACAAACCTATTTACCTAAGGCCCGCGCGACCGATGGTTGGTCTGGTTTACCCAATGGCAAAGCTTGGTATCAACACCTCGCAAATTCACATACTACGACTGCGATGCCAGTGGATGAAATCCATCAAATTGGTTTAAGCGAAGTAGCACGGATCCTTTCTGAAATGGATAAAGTGCGTGAGCAAGTGGGTTTCAAGGGCGATTTAAAAGCGTTTTTTGCCTCTTTATCTTCTGAGCCACAGTATTTTTATACTGATCGCCAAGGTTTAATCGATGGTTATATGGTGCTTAAAGATAAAATTAACCAAGTATTGCCGCAGTATTTTAATGTTATGCCTAAGGCCGATTATGTGGTTAAACCCGTCGAAAGCTTCAGGGAGCAATCGGCGGCTGGCGCATCCTATGAATCACCCGCGGTCGATGGGAGTCGTCCTGGGGTGTTTTATATCAATACCTATAATTTGAAAGCACAGCCTAAATGGGGCATGACGACACTGTCTTTGCACGAGGCCGCACCTGGGCATCATTTTCAAATTGCGATTAAGCAAGAGCTAACCGGTGTGCCTGAGTTCCAGCGTTTCAGTGGTTATACCGCCTTTGAAGAAGGTTGGGCGCTATATGCGGAATACCTTGGTATCGAGATGGGCTTATTTAGCGATCCTTATCAATATTTTGGTAAGCTCTCCGATGAAATGCTGCGGGCAATGCGTTTGGTTGTGGATACAGGGCTGCACGCAAAAGGGTGGAGCCGTGAGCAGGCGATTCAATATATGAAGGACAACTCGCCCATGGCCGAATCTGATATTGTGGCCGAAGTTGAACGTTATATGGCGATCCCTGGTCAAGCGCTTTCCTATAAAGTAGGTCAGTTGAAAATTCTGGCACTGCGTGCCCGTGCCGAAAAGGCTTTGGGCGATAAGTTTGATTTAAAGGCCTTTCACGATCAAATCTTAACCTCTGGCTCATTACCTATGGCGGTTATGGAGCAGAAAATTGACCGCTGGATAGCGTTGAACCAAGCGTAA
- a CDS encoding peptidylprolyl isomerase: MVQATARHLLVSSEEQCQALKQQIIDGADFAHLARAHSSCPSGAQGGELGSFGPGMMVREFDEVVFSAPLNQVQGPVKTQFGYHLLEVTSRG; this comes from the coding sequence ATGGTCCAGGCAACAGCAAGACATTTGTTAGTCAGCAGCGAAGAACAGTGCCAAGCGCTCAAACAACAAATTATAGACGGTGCAGATTTTGCGCACCTTGCCCGTGCACATTCTTCTTGTCCATCGGGGGCTCAAGGTGGTGAACTGGGCTCATTTGGCCCAGGTATGATGGTGCGTGAGTTTGATGAAGTGGTCTTCAGTGCGCCATTGAACCAAGTCCAAGGTCCAGTGAAAACCCAATTTGGCTATCATTTGCTTGAAGTGACCAGTCGCGGTTAA
- a CDS encoding GNAT family N-acetyltransferase, translating into MLELYTDRLKLRSLHESDWEHFYMLHRDPQINQYVRIPESEEVIRAKFQQRSDTWFYGSGEWLTLAIETLDTGMFVGLTGLYCQSMEDQRAEVGYLLAKEAHGKGYATESLQAVIDWACLSFDVHKFVAHCAQDNHASARVLEKCGFRLEGVLRQEFKIGEQWFDDCAYGLLSAERQR; encoded by the coding sequence ATGTTAGAACTCTATACAGATAGACTAAAACTCAGAAGCTTACACGAGAGTGATTGGGAGCATTTTTATATGCTGCATCGCGATCCACAAATTAATCAATATGTCCGTATTCCCGAGTCAGAAGAGGTGATCCGCGCTAAGTTTCAACAGCGTTCAGATACTTGGTTTTATGGCTCAGGTGAATGGCTCACCTTAGCCATTGAGACGCTCGATACTGGCATGTTTGTTGGGCTGACGGGGCTCTATTGCCAGAGTATGGAGGACCAACGCGCAGAAGTGGGCTATTTGCTTGCGAAAGAAGCCCATGGGAAAGGGTATGCGACTGAAAGCCTGCAAGCCGTGATTGACTGGGCCTGCTTGAGTTTTGATGTGCATAAATTTGTTGCCCATTGTGCCCAAGATAACCATGCCTCGGCACGTGTACTTGAGAAATGTGGTTTTAGGCTTGAAGGGGTACTCAGGCAGGAATTTAAGATAGGCGAACAATGGTTTGACGATTGCGCCTATGGGTTACTGAGCGCCGAAAGGCAAAGATAA
- a CDS encoding RNA-binding S4 domain-containing protein — protein sequence MAQINQLALHSGDDFIELYKVLKVQGMTNAGGEAKHFIDQGLVTVNGEVETRKRKKIVAGDIVSFNGESVQIIAAE from the coding sequence GTGGCGCAAATTAATCAGTTAGCTTTGCATTCCGGTGATGATTTCATTGAATTGTACAAAGTATTAAAAGTGCAGGGCATGACAAATGCTGGCGGTGAAGCCAAGCATTTTATCGACCAAGGCCTAGTCACTGTCAATGGCGAAGTGGAAACGCGTAAACGTAAAAAGATCGTAGCGGGCGATATCGTCAGTTTTAACGGTGAATCAGTTCAAATCATTGCGGCTGAATAA
- a CDS encoding ribonuclease E inhibitor RraB → MQFPDDDNGKMLAAMADAGIDLTKALDVDFFLVFDDQRDAESALEELANSDLDGELELNLNDELGKWEIIACINMVPDYDDLVEQETMLNEFAAEFGGMTDGWGVMQHQDGDDEFMDDDDHVHDEHCQH, encoded by the coding sequence ATGCAATTTCCTGATGATGATAATGGCAAAATGCTGGCCGCAATGGCTGACGCAGGCATCGATTTAACCAAAGCTTTAGATGTTGATTTCTTTTTAGTTTTTGATGATCAACGTGATGCTGAGTCTGCATTAGAAGAATTAGCTAATTCTGATTTAGACGGTGAACTTGAGCTCAATCTGAACGATGAGCTGGGTAAGTGGGAAATTATTGCCTGCATCAATATGGTGCCTGACTACGATGATTTAGTTGAGCAAGAGACTATGCTCAACGAATTCGCCGCAGAGTTTGGCGGCATGACCGATGGCTGGGGTGTCATGCAACACCAAGATGGCGACGATGAATTTATGGACGATGATGACCATGTCCACGATGAGCATTGTCAGCACTGA
- a CDS encoding LysR substrate-binding domain-containing protein, protein MFPDLPPLNALRAFEAAARLQSMTLASKELHVTHGAISKQIKILEDYLGFALFVRLHKRVGLTDEAKRYLPHVQAALQTLSSATGDLRRQSAVPQSLAINVLPSLTINWLIPRMEQFKSRHPHLYVDLSIGDFAVDFSQGRYDIAIRSSTVIPKGVNYIKLMDEDLCLVCAPSLAPKLQCIEDINSITLLKHTTRPELWEYWAEKVGLKLTQEQTFGVEHFYMLSQAAASGMGAALIPRFFIEDQLANGSLVIPFDANFISPYAYYLLTPKSPSMPLKVQAFIDWLLEIFAPYRH, encoded by the coding sequence ATGTTTCCCGATTTGCCACCACTCAATGCCCTTCGCGCCTTCGAGGCTGCCGCGAGATTGCAAAGTATGACACTCGCCAGCAAGGAGTTGCATGTCACCCATGGCGCGATCAGCAAACAGATCAAAATATTAGAGGATTATCTTGGCTTTGCGCTCTTTGTACGCTTACACAAAAGAGTTGGACTAACCGATGAAGCCAAACGCTATTTACCCCATGTACAGGCTGCGCTGCAAACCCTCTCCAGTGCCACAGGGGATTTACGCCGCCAAAGTGCGGTGCCACAAAGCTTAGCGATAAACGTATTGCCCAGTTTAACCATCAACTGGTTAATCCCAAGAATGGAGCAGTTTAAATCCCGCCATCCACACTTATATGTGGATCTCTCCATTGGGGATTTTGCCGTGGATTTTAGCCAAGGCCGTTACGATATCGCCATTCGTAGCAGCACTGTCATACCCAAAGGGGTCAACTATATCAAACTGATGGATGAGGATTTATGCCTTGTGTGTGCTCCCTCGCTAGCACCTAAGCTTCAGTGTATTGAGGATATTAATAGCATCACTCTCCTTAAGCACACCACCAGACCTGAGCTATGGGAATATTGGGCAGAAAAAGTCGGACTTAAGCTCACCCAGGAACAAACCTTTGGGGTTGAACATTTTTATATGTTGAGTCAAGCCGCGGCCAGTGGGATGGGCGCGGCACTCATCCCACGATTTTTTATTGAAGATCAACTCGCAAACGGCAGTTTAGTGATCCCCTTTGATGCTAACTTTATCAGCCCGTATGCCTACTATTTACTCACCCCAAAATCCCCGAGTATGCCACTGAAAGTACAAGCCTTTATCGACTGGTTGCTGGAGATCTTTGCGCCCTATCGTCATTGA
- a CDS encoding TSUP family transporter, with amino-acid sequence MLEFELTLQIAALLFAVAMVAGFIDSIAGGGGLLTIPALMWAGLPPAVALGTNKLQACGGSFFASLYFVRKGLVDLKSVKLSLFCAFIGAALGTILVQLVDTKVLELILPFLILAIGCYFLFSKKISEDDKHQVLTPTAFAFTAALGVGLYDGFFGPGTGSFFALAFVSLAGFGLAKATAHAKLLNFSTNIASLIFFALGGKVIWLLGLVMLAGQAIGATLGSRLVVTKGTKIIKPLVVTMSLAMSFKLLVNQYQLF; translated from the coding sequence ATGCTCGAGTTTGAACTCACTCTACAAATTGCTGCGTTACTTTTTGCCGTTGCTATGGTGGCGGGATTTATCGACTCCATCGCCGGAGGTGGCGGTTTACTGACGATACCTGCCTTGATGTGGGCGGGTTTACCGCCAGCGGTTGCCTTAGGTACAAATAAACTCCAAGCCTGTGGCGGCAGTTTTTTTGCGAGCCTGTATTTTGTGCGTAAAGGACTCGTTGATCTTAAATCTGTGAAATTGTCGCTCTTTTGCGCGTTTATCGGCGCGGCATTGGGCACTATTCTAGTTCAGCTGGTTGATACTAAAGTGCTGGAGTTGATCTTGCCCTTTTTGATTTTAGCCATTGGTTGTTATTTCTTATTTTCGAAAAAGATTTCTGAAGACGATAAGCATCAAGTGCTGACACCGACTGCGTTTGCGTTCACTGCGGCTTTAGGTGTGGGCCTGTACGATGGTTTTTTTGGCCCTGGCACGGGCAGCTTTTTTGCGCTGGCCTTTGTATCCCTTGCGGGCTTTGGTCTGGCAAAAGCCACAGCCCATGCCAAACTACTTAATTTCTCGACTAACATCGCTTCGCTGATCTTCTTTGCCTTGGGCGGTAAAGTGATTTGGTTATTGGGCTTAGTGATGTTGGCAGGGCAAGCAATTGGCGCAACCTTAGGCTCGCGTCTGGTTGTCACTAAAGGCACTAAGATCATTAAGCCGTTAGTTGTGACTATGTCCCTTGCCATGAGTTTTAAATTGCTGGTGAATCAATATCAGCTGTTTTGA
- a CDS encoding exonuclease SbcCD subunit D: MKFIHTSDWHIGRQLHNQSLLDDQAFVLDQIVALATEQSVDAVIVAGDIYDRSIPPANAVALLDNVLNRLVQDLKLQVIMIAGNHDGHERLGFAAKQMAAGGLHIIGPLSAALSPIRLESPTGAAYFYPLPYAEPATVRQVLECEAPSHEAAMALLLEQVRQHDSQGLPKVVISHCFLDGGSESESERPLSIGGADKISPALFAEFDYVALGHLHGPQYKGAEHVRYSGSILKYSFSEQHQHKSVTLVELGAQTPMDIRLLPLTSLRDVRVLEGELANLIEQGKTDTKRDDYLMVRLLDKHAILDAMGKLRAVYPNVLHLERTGLMAGQQQVALSRDHIKKGEMDMFCDFFTQVSGESLTQAQQAVMDELLTKLHNEERQA, encoded by the coding sequence ATGAAATTTATCCACACCTCAGATTGGCACATAGGCCGTCAGTTACACAATCAATCATTACTGGATGATCAGGCCTTTGTCCTCGACCAAATTGTGGCTTTGGCAACGGAACAGAGTGTCGATGCCGTGATTGTGGCGGGGGATATTTATGATAGATCGATTCCGCCAGCCAATGCGGTCGCGCTCTTAGATAATGTACTCAATCGGCTAGTGCAGGATCTTAAACTGCAAGTGATTATGATTGCCGGTAACCACGATGGTCACGAGCGCTTAGGATTTGCGGCCAAACAAATGGCGGCAGGTGGATTACATATTATTGGGCCGCTTAGCGCTGCGCTTTCGCCTATTAGGTTAGAAAGCCCAACGGGCGCCGCCTATTTTTATCCGTTACCCTACGCTGAACCTGCCACAGTGCGGCAAGTTTTGGAGTGTGAGGCACCAAGCCATGAGGCCGCCATGGCACTATTGCTTGAGCAAGTGCGTCAGCACGATAGCCAAGGTTTGCCAAAAGTGGTGATAAGCCATTGCTTTTTGGATGGTGGCAGTGAGTCGGAATCTGAGCGACCACTGAGTATTGGCGGCGCCGACAAAATATCGCCAGCGCTATTCGCTGAGTTTGATTATGTTGCCCTTGGGCATTTGCACGGACCGCAATATAAGGGCGCCGAGCATGTGCGCTACTCAGGATCGATTTTGAAGTATTCCTTTAGCGAACAGCATCAACACAAGTCGGTGACTTTAGTTGAGCTTGGCGCACAAACGCCGATGGATATTCGTTTATTGCCGTTAACGTCGCTGCGTGATGTTCGTGTTTTAGAAGGGGAGTTAGCTAACCTCATTGAGCAAGGTAAAACCGATACAAAGCGTGATGATTATCTTATGGTTAGGCTCCTCGATAAACACGCAATTTTGGATGCAATGGGTAAACTCAGAGCCGTTTACCCCAATGTGCTGCATTTAGAGCGCACTGGGTTAATGGCGGGGCAACAGCAAGTCGCCTTGAGTCGTGACCATATCAAAAAAGGCGAGATGGACATGTTCTGTGACTTTTTTACTCAAGTGTCTGGCGAATCATTGACTCAGGCGCAGCAAGCTGTGATGGATGAGCTGCTGACTAAGCTACACAATGAGGAGCGCCAAGCATGA